From Natronospira bacteriovora, one genomic window encodes:
- a CDS encoding Tn7 transposase TnsA N-terminal domain-containing protein yields the protein MTKDRLAKQAVTRALWERVGSPVRSIGPSKVSVTGRVVTEKNDLPQPVESSLEQDFLTLLEANSDVVRYSVQPLTMRWTDRTGRRRAYTPDVLVEYCSRPPRLFEVKPRVVLRRDWDELRPRFRQAMAVARASGWYFKIVTDKEIRTPYLPNARFLLRFRRQRIDPDQTQGLRRQRLVRLGLAELGESTPRGVLETLSGDIQEQARLLPWLWNAVLEGFVEADLDRPLTMATRIRSLETEFTRRKLEVL from the coding sequence ATGACGAAGGATCGACTCGCCAAACAGGCCGTGACACGGGCCCTCTGGGAGAGGGTCGGCAGCCCCGTGCGCTCAATCGGCCCCTCGAAGGTCAGCGTCACTGGGCGGGTGGTTACGGAGAAAAATGATCTACCGCAGCCGGTCGAGTCCTCCCTTGAGCAGGATTTCCTGACCCTCCTTGAGGCAAATTCGGATGTTGTTCGCTACAGCGTCCAGCCGCTGACCATGCGCTGGACGGACCGCACTGGACGGCGCCGGGCCTATACCCCGGATGTCCTGGTGGAATACTGCTCCCGGCCCCCGCGTCTTTTCGAGGTTAAGCCAAGGGTGGTACTGCGCCGCGACTGGGACGAGCTCCGACCGCGCTTTCGCCAGGCGATGGCCGTCGCCCGGGCTAGCGGCTGGTATTTCAAGATCGTGACCGACAAGGAGATCCGGACCCCTTACCTCCCCAATGCTCGCTTTCTTCTGCGTTTCCGCCGGCAGCGGATAGATCCGGATCAGACCCAAGGGCTCCGCAGACAGCGCCTCGTGCGGCTCGGTTTGGCCGAGCTGGGTGAATCGACCCCGAGGGGCGTGCTTGAGACGCTCAGCGGCGACATCCAGGAACAAGCGAGGCTTCTTCCCTGGCTCTGGAATGCCGTGCTTGAAGGCTTTGTGGAGGCCGACCTGGATCGGCCGCTGACGATGGCCACCCGCATTCGCAGCCTGGAGACCGAGTTCACCCGCCGGAAACTGGAGGTGTTGTGA
- a CDS encoding Mu transposase C-terminal domain-containing protein: protein MSNRVVHVAKGAVVNSGGRRYCIRGFVDTTRVRVLDLDSQTESELRIADLTESTCFSPGAPDLDEMPEKQWQEALRRYEVIRPLLDKPDRTAADVAEVADREAVSSTTLYGWMQKFAEHGVVTALLRQRRKDRGSTKLAESVEEVIKGVIEDFHMTSQQRTVEQSYRELKRRCRTLDLPIPHKNTYYDRVKAIPLEEAYRQRKGRNAALKYRARRGKFPDAEYPYSVLQIDHTQVDLTVVDEELRRAIGRPWITVAVDIFSRLMAGYYISLDPPGSLGTGMCLANAILPKEPLLEEFGIDAQWPCHGLPRVIHADNAKEFRGNTLGEACRTYGIDLQFRKVKKPNYGGHIERLLGTFMKEIQALPGSTFSNPKAKGDYDTDRQSALTLRELEEWLLHLAVGMYHNKVHSQLETTPLKKYEQGILGTDEQPGIGYIPMVQDPLRLRLDFMPMERKPIRSNGIVWDYIHYQADVLHRWIEAREPNDLKRKRRFVFRRDPRDISRVYFYDPDAEQYFEIPYADTRHPPITLWELKKIRATLREQQKEDIDEEAIFDAYHNMRNIEETAKRKTRSARLSRSRRIHGQQAAKKAREAPTKPEKPKLEAVRALDDIKPFDEVEDL, encoded by the coding sequence GTGAGTAATCGCGTTGTCCATGTCGCCAAGGGCGCCGTCGTGAACTCCGGTGGTCGCCGCTACTGCATTCGGGGATTCGTCGACACGACCCGTGTACGGGTGCTGGATCTGGACTCACAGACCGAAAGCGAGCTTCGAATTGCCGATTTGACGGAATCCACCTGTTTCTCCCCGGGTGCGCCAGATCTGGACGAGATGCCCGAGAAGCAGTGGCAAGAGGCCCTGAGGCGCTACGAAGTCATCCGCCCCTTGCTCGATAAGCCGGACCGGACCGCCGCCGATGTCGCAGAGGTGGCGGATCGGGAGGCTGTTTCGAGCACCACGCTATACGGGTGGATGCAGAAGTTCGCCGAGCACGGCGTGGTCACGGCTCTGTTGCGTCAACGACGCAAAGACAGAGGAAGCACCAAACTGGCTGAGAGCGTCGAGGAGGTCATCAAGGGTGTCATCGAAGACTTCCATATGACCAGCCAGCAACGAACGGTGGAACAGAGCTACCGGGAATTGAAAAGGCGCTGTCGCACCCTGGACCTGCCGATCCCGCACAAAAATACCTACTACGATCGGGTGAAAGCCATACCACTGGAAGAAGCCTATCGGCAACGCAAAGGCCGGAATGCCGCGCTCAAGTATCGTGCTCGGCGTGGGAAATTTCCGGATGCCGAGTACCCATACTCTGTGCTCCAAATTGACCACACACAGGTGGATCTCACTGTGGTCGACGAGGAGCTGCGCCGGGCTATCGGGCGGCCCTGGATCACAGTGGCTGTCGATATTTTCAGCCGCTTGATGGCCGGCTATTACATTTCGCTCGATCCGCCAGGCAGTCTCGGCACGGGTATGTGTCTGGCGAACGCCATCCTGCCGAAAGAGCCATTGCTGGAAGAGTTCGGGATCGACGCGCAATGGCCATGCCACGGCTTGCCCCGAGTCATCCATGCCGACAATGCCAAGGAATTTCGTGGGAACACCCTTGGCGAGGCTTGCCGTACCTACGGCATCGACCTCCAGTTCCGAAAGGTCAAAAAGCCGAACTATGGCGGGCATATCGAACGATTGCTCGGCACCTTCATGAAGGAAATTCAGGCGTTGCCTGGCTCGACCTTCTCCAATCCGAAGGCCAAGGGCGACTACGACACTGACCGCCAATCAGCTCTGACCTTGCGCGAGCTTGAAGAATGGCTCCTGCACCTAGCTGTGGGCATGTATCACAACAAGGTGCACAGCCAGCTGGAGACCACGCCGCTCAAGAAATACGAGCAAGGGATCCTTGGAACGGACGAGCAACCGGGCATCGGCTACATCCCGATGGTTCAGGACCCTTTGCGTCTGCGCCTCGACTTCATGCCGATGGAGCGTAAGCCCATTCGATCGAATGGCATCGTCTGGGACTACATCCACTACCAGGCCGATGTGCTCCACCGCTGGATTGAGGCGCGAGAGCCGAACGATCTGAAGCGGAAGCGCCGGTTCGTGTTCCGCCGGGACCCCCGGGACATTTCGCGGGTCTATTTCTACGACCCGGATGCCGAGCAGTATTTCGAGATCCCTTATGCCGACACCCGACATCCCCCGATAACCTTGTGGGAACTGAAGAAAATTCGAGCGACGCTTCGGGAACAGCAGAAGGAGGATATCGACGAAGAGGCTATATTCGACGCTTATCACAACATGAGGAACATAGAAGAGACGGCGAAGCGCAAGACGCGATCGGCACGGCTGAGCCGAAGCCGGCGGATCCATGGCCAGCAGGCCGCGAAAAAGGCGCGAGAAGCGCCCACTAAGCCCGAGAAGCCGAAACTGGAAGCGGTGCGCGCTCTCGACGACATCAAGCCCTTCGACGAAGTAGAGGACCTCTAG
- a CDS encoding TniB family NTP-binding protein, with product MALEQEKQVEQLALRKRELFRPFWIGYPKAKEILGILEDLLHHPQSHRMPNAAVIGETNNGKTMLLNRFYDRNTPEPDPTAEQTQIPILKLQTPPAPDESRLYNSMLEKLYAPGAQREPADSKLYRLKSLLFSLETRMIILDEFQHAVAGTGNRQRRFLNAVKYLGNELEVPIVVAGTPETRNALQADRQIANRFQPLDLPRWEPDERFLQLLATIEPKLGLRKPSKLIQPALADRVHQETDGIIGEVVTLLQRLAAQAMESGAERIVPDDLSKDSLKKIYWQRPGRRGRL from the coding sequence GTGGCTCTGGAGCAGGAGAAGCAAGTCGAGCAGCTCGCGCTGCGCAAGCGCGAGCTCTTCCGGCCGTTCTGGATCGGTTACCCCAAGGCAAAGGAGATCCTGGGCATTCTTGAAGATCTGCTCCACCATCCGCAATCGCACCGCATGCCGAACGCAGCGGTGATCGGCGAGACGAACAACGGCAAGACCATGTTGCTTAACCGGTTCTATGACCGGAACACGCCTGAGCCCGATCCCACGGCGGAGCAAACTCAGATTCCGATCCTCAAGCTCCAGACGCCGCCCGCACCCGATGAAAGTCGGCTGTACAACTCCATGCTGGAGAAACTCTACGCGCCAGGCGCTCAGCGTGAGCCGGCGGATTCGAAGCTCTACCGGCTGAAATCACTCCTGTTTAGCCTGGAAACTCGGATGATCATCCTCGACGAGTTCCAGCACGCGGTCGCCGGGACTGGCAATCGCCAGCGCCGGTTCTTGAATGCCGTCAAATACCTCGGAAACGAGCTTGAGGTTCCCATCGTGGTAGCTGGTACGCCGGAGACGCGAAACGCGCTCCAGGCCGACCGGCAGATCGCCAACCGCTTTCAGCCGCTGGACTTGCCCCGCTGGGAGCCGGATGAGCGTTTTCTGCAGCTGCTCGCGACGATCGAGCCGAAGCTCGGGCTCCGCAAGCCCTCGAAGTTGATCCAACCAGCCCTAGCGGACCGGGTTCACCAGGAGACCGACGGGATCATAGGAGAGGTCGTCACATTGCTGCAGCGCCTTGCCGCGCAGGCCATGGAATCCGGTGCCGAGCGGATCGTGCCGGACGATCTCTCGAAGGATTCGCTGAAAAAGATCTATTGGCAGCGTCCCGGCCGGCGCGGGCGGCTGTAG
- a CDS encoding HsdM family class I SAM-dependent methyltransferase, giving the protein MSLLDIKSELQSYGAPESAVRLLSEPSYDSLQYRDLFSGHSGTEDLPLRPSAVIEAGGSPLVFVVREPLAVGIGNHGKIALERLKSVLAFRGDNAYMAVLKPGQLDLYSVDRLRTLSLRESIQAGTPKAESYILDLAQGGLEDKGDHKRRSADRHSIHELMFNVLTHATKELLSSEGLRDNRDQVISLVGRALFTRFLIDRDILNEKTFPWLFRQNQGDATRCFSNARNAAKTCAWLDRTFNGNLLPLCEGKYNKFFGAFENDGSHPIFHELTKIAARAEASGQQLLDWGDINFAHVPVGLLSQVYEDYSHRFYGDKAKADSVHYTPSSVAKYVIDEAFEALTTSSPADAKVLDPAAGAGVFLTLAFQRLIAENWREAGCRPTTAEIRRILHEQIFGFDKNGSALRLSALSLYLTAIELDPEPGPPEDLIFPNLLGENLLTIGGDADDGSPEGLLGSLAMPIDKMRSQFDIVAANPPWTSWKGKPGKAANQRVDKIINGIIERRRSVSSEDEIKSLYSNPDLVPDLPFVWRSMEWAKPGGVLSFVLHGRFLFKQQPKPAAAREAIFNAVSVKGILNGSEIVHSVWDGMGTPFCVLLATNDRPKQDEQFYYVDPVPNSSPTGRTHIVVDYENARPIHSKTIINEPTIAKVLFTGTDFDASVIHKLESRLVLPQNYAGANWSSVNNSPMVWSRLGDYWTERLGLRLSQGYRKGSDKGPVPPELLRYARMLEKSDSPKYRIRHSDLRKFSYEELERARKPAGYKLPLAILAEAPGDIEGVVKAHWAGGSGMIAFNESYFGFSGYGHDDGDALTKYIFVLSNSSLFAYYNLMTSSRIGVERKALLLREFSQFPVPELSSLDLRARARIIALADSILKYNRIDQRSLDSFVYELYGIDAFEAQVVNEALELRSPYARAKERAQKPPTSKELNQFAKNLEEGLNEFGDDMGEKFSVRLVESGSETWKFIGVKRSNGGRTREEPIAMQLLKVIAENEGATRALLHQAGDQIVVAMRNQYQYWTPTRATMNILDLLSHFSTGGREASNG; this is encoded by the coding sequence ATGTCTCTACTCGATATAAAGTCTGAACTTCAGAGCTATGGCGCGCCGGAGTCCGCCGTACGCCTTCTCAGTGAACCGTCATACGATTCGTTGCAGTATCGAGATCTGTTCTCAGGACACTCTGGAACAGAAGATCTGCCGTTACGGCCTAGCGCCGTAATTGAGGCAGGCGGGAGCCCCCTGGTTTTTGTTGTTAGAGAGCCCCTCGCCGTCGGAATTGGAAATCATGGGAAGATCGCGTTGGAGCGGCTCAAGAGTGTCCTCGCTTTTCGCGGTGACAATGCGTACATGGCAGTGCTTAAACCAGGGCAGTTGGATCTATATTCCGTAGATCGACTTAGAACCCTTTCGTTACGCGAAAGCATACAGGCGGGAACGCCGAAAGCCGAAAGCTATATTCTCGATCTGGCGCAAGGTGGTCTAGAGGACAAGGGCGACCATAAGCGACGATCAGCGGATCGCCACTCAATTCACGAGTTGATGTTCAATGTGCTGACGCACGCTACCAAGGAGCTCTTGAGCTCAGAGGGTTTGCGAGATAACAGGGACCAAGTGATATCCCTTGTAGGACGCGCATTGTTTACGCGATTCCTAATCGATCGAGATATATTAAATGAAAAAACGTTTCCATGGCTGTTTCGACAGAATCAAGGGGATGCGACGAGGTGCTTCTCAAACGCGCGGAATGCCGCCAAAACTTGTGCGTGGCTAGATAGGACATTCAACGGCAACCTGCTGCCACTTTGTGAAGGTAAATATAATAAGTTCTTTGGTGCATTTGAAAACGATGGCTCACATCCTATATTCCATGAGCTAACAAAGATCGCTGCACGCGCCGAGGCTAGTGGTCAGCAGCTTTTGGATTGGGGCGATATCAATTTTGCGCATGTTCCTGTGGGCCTGCTTAGCCAAGTGTACGAAGATTACAGTCACCGGTTCTATGGAGACAAAGCTAAAGCGGATAGCGTTCATTACACGCCAAGCTCCGTTGCCAAATATGTAATAGATGAAGCATTTGAAGCGTTGACGACGAGTTCTCCGGCGGATGCAAAAGTTCTTGACCCGGCAGCAGGTGCTGGCGTGTTTTTGACACTAGCCTTTCAGCGATTGATCGCCGAGAATTGGCGAGAAGCTGGCTGCCGACCGACAACTGCAGAGATAAGGCGCATACTTCATGAACAAATCTTCGGGTTTGACAAAAATGGATCTGCGTTACGACTTTCCGCTCTATCGCTGTATTTAACTGCAATAGAGTTGGATCCAGAACCAGGTCCGCCGGAAGATCTGATCTTCCCGAATCTTTTAGGCGAAAATTTACTGACTATAGGCGGTGATGCAGATGACGGCTCTCCCGAAGGGTTGCTCGGAAGTTTGGCGATGCCGATCGATAAAATGCGGAGTCAATTCGACATCGTCGCGGCAAATCCCCCTTGGACGAGCTGGAAAGGAAAACCAGGAAAGGCTGCAAATCAAAGAGTCGACAAGATAATCAACGGAATCATCGAGCGGAGAAGGAGCGTATCTTCGGAAGATGAAATCAAATCGCTATATTCCAATCCGGACTTGGTGCCAGACCTTCCATTTGTATGGCGCTCGATGGAGTGGGCGAAACCCGGCGGCGTACTTTCATTTGTTCTGCACGGTCGATTCCTTTTTAAACAACAGCCAAAACCTGCGGCCGCAAGAGAGGCTATATTCAATGCAGTATCTGTGAAAGGAATACTTAACGGGTCGGAAATTGTTCACTCTGTCTGGGACGGGATGGGTACACCATTTTGCGTACTTCTCGCCACGAATGATCGGCCGAAGCAAGATGAACAATTCTATTATGTCGACCCCGTTCCGAATTCTAGCCCGACAGGCCGAACCCATATTGTCGTGGACTATGAAAATGCAAGGCCTATTCACAGTAAAACGATAATAAATGAACCAACAATCGCCAAGGTGCTATTCACAGGTACGGATTTCGATGCCTCGGTTATCCATAAATTAGAGTCAAGGTTGGTTCTTCCGCAAAACTATGCAGGGGCGAACTGGAGCTCAGTTAATAACTCACCCATGGTATGGTCCAGGTTAGGTGATTATTGGACTGAACGCCTTGGATTGCGACTGAGCCAAGGATATCGCAAGGGGAGTGATAAAGGGCCAGTGCCTCCTGAGCTGCTCCGGTATGCACGGATGTTGGAGAAATCCGATAGCCCTAAGTACAGAATTAGGCATAGCGACCTTCGCAAGTTTAGCTATGAAGAGCTGGAACGAGCGCGAAAGCCAGCCGGCTATAAACTTCCTTTAGCGATCCTAGCGGAAGCACCTGGGGATATAGAGGGGGTAGTGAAAGCGCACTGGGCCGGCGGCTCTGGCATGATTGCCTTTAATGAGTCGTACTTTGGCTTTAGTGGTTATGGCCATGACGATGGAGACGCGTTGACGAAGTATATATTCGTCCTGTCCAATAGCTCGCTCTTCGCTTATTATAATCTAATGACTAGCTCGAGAATTGGTGTAGAGCGAAAGGCATTACTCCTCAGGGAGTTCTCGCAGTTTCCGGTTCCTGAGTTGTCCAGTCTTGATCTAAGAGCGCGTGCGAGAATAATCGCGTTAGCTGACTCCATTTTGAAATATAACCGAATAGATCAACGATCGCTGGATTCATTCGTTTATGAGTTATATGGCATCGACGCATTTGAGGCTCAAGTGGTTAATGAAGCGCTCGAACTACGCTCGCCATATGCTCGCGCAAAGGAGCGAGCTCAGAAGCCTCCGACATCAAAAGAGCTTAATCAGTTTGCGAAGAACCTGGAGGAAGGTCTGAACGAATTCGGTGATGATATGGGGGAGAAGTTCAGCGTAAGATTGGTCGAATCTGGTAGTGAGACGTGGAAATTTATTGGTGTCAAGAGATCCAATGGCGGCCGCACGCGGGAAGAGCCCATTGCAATGCAGTTGCTGAAGGTTATTGCAGAAAACGAAGGCGCAACGCGGGCATTATTACACCAAGCAGGTGACCAGATCGTTGTGGCGATGCGGAATCAGTACCAATATTGGACGCCGACTCGGGCTACCATGAACATCCTGGATCTTCTATCGCATTTTTCTACGGGTGGAAGGGAAGCCAGTAATGGGTGA
- a CDS encoding NUDIX hydrolase yields the protein MYQYEYPHFAIATDVALFTLLGDELKLLLIRRRGAPFKGSWALPGGFLRTDDATLEECAARELSEEAGVSGFFLEQLYTFGDQGRDPRERVISVAYYALVPGEGLTLTARTDADAAAWFPADALPELAFDHAQIIQLARQRLASKLDYSTVAFQFLPDEFALSDLQRVYEAVKGEQLDKRNFRKFILGLGLVEPTGNERRGGPSRPAKLYRAKTGHRLEYFR from the coding sequence ATGTATCAATACGAATACCCGCATTTCGCTATTGCGACCGACGTCGCGCTATTTACGCTTCTGGGTGATGAGCTGAAGCTACTCCTGATTCGGAGGCGAGGAGCACCGTTCAAAGGCTCTTGGGCGCTTCCAGGAGGCTTTTTGAGGACAGACGACGCCACCCTAGAAGAGTGTGCCGCACGGGAATTGAGCGAAGAAGCTGGGGTTTCCGGGTTTTTCCTGGAGCAGCTCTATACTTTCGGTGATCAGGGCCGGGATCCACGGGAGCGGGTGATCAGTGTGGCCTACTACGCGCTAGTACCCGGGGAAGGCCTTACTCTCACCGCCCGGACCGATGCGGACGCAGCCGCCTGGTTCCCTGCAGATGCTCTTCCTGAGCTCGCATTCGACCATGCCCAGATCATCCAGCTGGCGCGCCAGCGTCTCGCGTCCAAGCTCGACTATTCCACGGTCGCTTTTCAGTTCCTTCCCGACGAATTCGCCTTGTCCGATCTCCAGCGGGTCTACGAGGCGGTCAAGGGGGAGCAGCTCGATAAGCGCAATTTCAGGAAATTCATACTCGGCCTCGGGCTTGTGGAGCCGACGGGAAATGAGCGCCGAGGAGGTCCCAGCCGGCCGGCCAAGCTATATCGAGCAAAAACCGGCCACCGTCTGGAATATTTCCGCTAG
- a CDS encoding SPFH domain-containing protein produces the protein MSAEEVPAGRPSYIEQKPATVWNISASNEEGGIMLIRYFKGDPSHHVIAVRNGKTIREGVGASFFYLPHTTNLIVVPVSSRDAQFVIQESTSDYQDVTVQGSLTYRITEPSKAAKALDFTFDPASGEYKSNDLEKLQVRIVNALQSRARPTLRQLSLEESLRIASQLSSELTENLRADGALSELGIHVESVYVVRITATPEMKKALEADFRESLNRRADQAIYARRAAAVEEERKLREAELDTDIQVENRRESLVESESKNKLRVAEADAEADKLRLSPYLETAPSTLAMVAFRDWAATNPNIGQLNLTPEVLTAVSNWIGHSQTQSEKRAE, from the coding sequence ATGAGCGCCGAGGAGGTCCCAGCCGGCCGGCCAAGCTATATCGAGCAAAAACCGGCCACCGTCTGGAATATTTCCGCTAGCAACGAGGAGGGCGGAATCATGTTAATTCGTTACTTCAAGGGCGATCCGAGCCACCATGTGATCGCAGTCAGGAACGGGAAAACCATTAGAGAAGGCGTTGGCGCGTCTTTCTTCTATCTTCCGCACACTACGAACCTGATCGTTGTCCCTGTTTCGAGCCGAGATGCCCAATTCGTGATCCAGGAAAGCACCTCGGACTACCAGGATGTGACGGTTCAGGGCAGTCTCACCTACCGTATTACCGAGCCTTCCAAGGCCGCCAAAGCGCTGGATTTTACATTCGATCCAGCCTCTGGCGAGTACAAATCCAATGATCTCGAGAAACTGCAGGTGCGCATAGTGAACGCACTGCAATCGCGTGCGCGACCGACCCTGAGACAGCTGTCCCTGGAAGAATCCTTGCGGATCGCATCCCAGCTATCGTCAGAACTCACCGAAAATCTGCGTGCTGACGGCGCCCTGTCCGAGCTCGGCATCCATGTCGAAAGCGTTTATGTGGTGAGAATTACGGCAACACCCGAGATGAAAAAGGCACTTGAGGCCGATTTCCGAGAATCCTTGAATCGCAGAGCTGACCAGGCGATCTACGCTCGACGCGCGGCGGCCGTTGAAGAAGAGCGCAAGCTGCGTGAGGCCGAGCTGGATACTGACATTCAAGTCGAGAACCGCCGTGAATCGTTGGTCGAATCAGAATCCAAGAACAAGCTTCGGGTTGCAGAAGCCGATGCGGAGGCTGATAAGCTGCGGCTCTCACCGTATCTCGAGACCGCTCCCTCTACACTGGCGATGGTGGCATTCCGGGACTGGGCGGCCACAAATCCAAATATCGGCCAGCTGAATTTGACGCCCGAGGTCCTCACGGCAGTTTCGAACTGGATCGGGCACTCCCAGACCCAGTCTGAAAAGCGGGCTGAGTGA
- a CDS encoding helix-hairpin-helix domain-containing protein translates to MRLTIWQVLAFPALVFCTLAYGDVRIASWNIENLGWNNDKSLHAVARVASQYDFLAIQELMRPEAAEALADKLSDKTGEPWEAIYSESLGRGTYQEHYAFLWRQQAVEYVDGAVVYLDDRDLFAREPFSARFRVRETDMVFAAATIHVLYGDRVSDRTPEVQALADYWRWLEEIYPEDRDRILLLGDFNLPPDHSAWSPMLELAEPLITEGATTLSPQDRHYANLYDNILLPLEHGFGIIAAGIDAFPESLTDTGERYWSHQAARNHVSDHAPVYLLVGSVEARAMRSGPLRVPNWQRGVAVEQGKLSEEVCIDLNTASTEELQRIPHIGPERAKELVHGRPWSELSEVKRVPGIGPTRLNEIRSSALVCE, encoded by the coding sequence ATGCGACTAACGATATGGCAGGTTCTTGCCTTCCCAGCTCTAGTGTTCTGCACATTGGCCTACGGAGATGTGCGGATTGCGTCCTGGAATATCGAAAACCTAGGCTGGAATAACGACAAATCCCTCCATGCCGTCGCGCGTGTCGCCTCCCAGTACGATTTTTTGGCCATTCAGGAACTAATGCGACCGGAGGCGGCCGAGGCGCTCGCGGACAAGCTGTCTGATAAGACAGGGGAACCTTGGGAAGCGATTTATTCGGAATCTCTAGGTCGAGGAACTTATCAGGAGCATTACGCGTTCCTGTGGCGTCAGCAGGCGGTTGAGTATGTGGATGGGGCGGTTGTCTACCTTGACGACCGCGATTTGTTCGCTCGAGAGCCGTTTTCGGCACGGTTTCGGGTCCGTGAGACCGACATGGTGTTTGCTGCGGCGACCATCCATGTGTTGTACGGAGACCGGGTAAGTGATCGGACACCTGAAGTCCAGGCCCTGGCTGACTATTGGCGTTGGCTTGAGGAAATATACCCAGAAGACCGCGACCGGATTCTTCTGTTGGGGGATTTCAACCTCCCGCCGGATCACTCAGCGTGGAGCCCGATGCTTGAACTGGCTGAACCGTTGATAACAGAAGGCGCGACCACCTTGTCGCCTCAAGATCGCCACTACGCCAATCTCTACGACAACATCTTGCTACCCCTGGAGCACGGCTTCGGGATCATCGCAGCCGGGATCGATGCATTTCCCGAGAGTCTGACCGACACTGGCGAGCGGTATTGGAGCCACCAGGCGGCTCGCAACCATGTTTCCGACCATGCCCCCGTTTACCTTCTTGTCGGCTCGGTAGAAGCCCGAGCTATGCGGTCGGGGCCCTTAAGAGTACCAAATTGGCAACGTGGGGTTGCAGTTGAACAGGGAAAGCTCAGTGAAGAAGTCTGTATAGACCTGAATACCGCCTCTACCGAAGAACTTCAGCGGATCCCTCACATTGGACCCGAACGGGCAAAGGAGCTGGTCCATGGGCGGCCATGGTCGGAGCTTTCTGAGGTGAAGCGTGTCCCGGGTATCGGGCCAACACGCCTGAACGAGATACGATCATCAGCGCTAGTGTGCGAATGA
- a CDS encoding DUF3892 domain-containing protein translates to METWADYGISEVHYDRNGQYIDKVKVHKDLGEEFGKHEEWARKDVLAKIDDGKTFVTILSNDDGWYEGEKVQPMSVGQRRFLRTDANDQANDNLGNLPEF, encoded by the coding sequence ATGGAAACATGGGCAGACTATGGGATATCCGAAGTGCATTATGATCGCAATGGCCAGTACATTGACAAAGTTAAAGTGCATAAAGACCTTGGAGAGGAATTTGGCAAACATGAAGAGTGGGCTCGAAAAGATGTGCTAGCAAAGATCGATGACGGAAAGACCTTTGTCACCATACTCTCCAATGATGATGGATGGTATGAGGGAGAAAAGGTGCAGCCCATGAGCGTGGGCCAGCGGCGATTTCTACGAACGGACGCAAATGATCAAGCGAATGACAACTTGGGCAACCTGCCGGAATTCTAG
- a CDS encoding WYL domain-containing protein — MTGPKEDARARHNWGQRRRLAFIEFRLLWERRVNRRDIRNFFNISAQQATNDLREYSEIQGEGVAYDPSERTYRPTSLFKPKLTSGNAEEYLHELIANWAAYVDSSSSFIGSAAPNGLVSLPQRIVDSSVLREILRAIRESKALHIRYFSLNSGDSWRWIVPHGLAWDGLRWHVRAYSINRDQYRDFVLTRISETGETSPTSITGEDDWLWHEFVTVRLGPHPGLEEGQRKALQMDYEMVNGEIAVNIRGALVFYLFNRLGLEESGWSAKPKVQQLELKNKKELAHILKEIY, encoded by the coding sequence ATGACAGGCCCAAAAGAGGACGCCAGAGCCCGCCACAATTGGGGCCAACGCCGGAGACTGGCTTTCATCGAGTTCCGGTTGCTGTGGGAACGGAGAGTTAATCGGCGGGACATTCGGAATTTCTTCAACATCTCCGCGCAGCAGGCGACGAACGACCTTCGGGAGTATTCCGAGATTCAAGGCGAGGGCGTCGCGTACGATCCAAGCGAGCGGACTTACCGACCTACATCTCTATTCAAGCCCAAACTTACCTCCGGCAACGCGGAAGAGTACCTGCACGAGCTGATCGCCAACTGGGCCGCTTATGTGGATTCGTCCTCATCTTTTATTGGTTCGGCAGCGCCTAACGGGCTTGTTTCGCTGCCGCAACGGATTGTCGATAGCTCCGTCCTTAGAGAAATCTTGCGGGCAATACGAGAGTCAAAAGCACTCCATATCCGTTATTTCTCATTGAACAGCGGAGATTCTTGGAGATGGATTGTCCCACACGGTCTTGCCTGGGACGGTCTTCGCTGGCATGTGAGGGCATATTCAATAAATCGAGATCAGTATAGGGACTTTGTGCTAACACGAATATCTGAAACGGGAGAGACAAGTCCAACTTCGATTACAGGTGAGGATGACTGGCTTTGGCACGAGTTTGTCACCGTACGCCTTGGTCCTCACCCTGGCTTGGAGGAAGGACAAAGGAAAGCGCTCCAAATGGACTATGAAATGGTGAACGGCGAAATCGCGGTAAATATTCGAGGCGCGCTCGTTTTCTATCTATTCAATAGATTGGGCTTGGAGGAGAGCGGATGGAGTGCCAAGCCTAAAGTCCAGCAACTTGAACTGAAGAACAAAAAAGAACTAGCACATATCTTAAAGGAAATCTATTAA